One stretch of Cellulomonas wangsupingiae DNA includes these proteins:
- a CDS encoding DUF7059 domain-containing protein translates to MSATPHAPVVVPELLDALRVDLDAAAYTVEHVEELLGPVATGALDRGEALPALRATAPTASAGADPAAVLTRCFVLGVPVPRAALERALPSVGVEGARRCGLVDAAGRGADDDVRALVDLRPYAATDGAGEAAWWVVSDLGELATGRALRTDHVLGVGGASVTLAQATVRDPRERVLDLGTGCGVQALHAGRHARHVVATDLSTRALAFARFTTALAGLGPDRVELRAGSMLEPVAGEAFDLVVSNPPFVITPRRVDVPAYDYRDGGRAGDDLVRDLVTGVGDVLAPGGVAQLLANWEVRDGEEWHERIGAWVDASGLDAWVVQRDEQDPAQYAETWIRDGGTTPADRDAWEHRYGAWLDDLASRDVASVGFGIVTLRRPLAGAPTLRRLESQTGPVRPPLGPVLAAGLAAHDAVTHLTDEDLAGLRLQVAPDVTEERYLQPGAADPRVVLLRQGHGFGRTVQAGTALAAFVGACDGELTVGQIVGALGALLDVPAADVAADVLPTVRGLLTDGLLTLP, encoded by the coding sequence GTGAGCGCCACCCCGCACGCCCCTGTCGTCGTCCCCGAGCTGCTCGACGCGCTGCGCGTCGACCTGGACGCCGCCGCGTACACCGTCGAGCACGTCGAGGAGCTGCTCGGTCCCGTCGCGACCGGCGCGCTCGACCGCGGCGAGGCGCTTCCGGCGCTGCGCGCGACCGCACCGACGGCCTCCGCCGGTGCGGACCCCGCGGCGGTGCTGACCCGGTGCTTCGTGCTGGGGGTCCCGGTGCCGCGCGCGGCGCTGGAGCGCGCCCTGCCGTCCGTCGGCGTCGAGGGTGCCCGGCGCTGCGGGCTCGTCGACGCGGCCGGCCGGGGCGCCGACGACGACGTCCGGGCCCTCGTCGACCTGCGGCCGTACGCCGCGACCGACGGCGCGGGCGAGGCCGCGTGGTGGGTCGTGTCGGACCTGGGGGAGCTGGCGACCGGCCGCGCCCTGCGCACGGACCACGTGCTCGGCGTCGGCGGGGCGTCCGTGACGCTGGCGCAGGCGACCGTCCGCGACCCGCGCGAGCGCGTGCTGGACCTGGGCACCGGGTGCGGCGTGCAGGCGCTGCACGCCGGCCGGCACGCGCGCCACGTCGTCGCGACCGACCTGTCGACGCGGGCGCTGGCGTTCGCGCGGTTCACGACGGCGCTGGCCGGCCTGGGGCCGGACCGCGTCGAGCTGCGCGCGGGCTCGATGCTGGAACCCGTCGCCGGTGAGGCGTTCGACCTGGTCGTGAGCAACCCGCCGTTCGTCATCACGCCCCGGCGCGTCGACGTCCCCGCCTACGACTACCGGGACGGCGGGCGGGCGGGCGACGACCTCGTGCGTGACCTCGTCACCGGCGTCGGTGACGTCCTCGCGCCCGGGGGTGTCGCCCAGCTGCTCGCCAACTGGGAGGTGCGCGACGGCGAGGAGTGGCACGAGCGCATCGGGGCGTGGGTCGACGCGTCGGGCCTCGACGCGTGGGTCGTGCAGCGCGACGAGCAGGACCCCGCGCAGTACGCCGAGACGTGGATCCGCGACGGCGGGACGACACCCGCCGACCGCGACGCGTGGGAGCACCGGTACGGCGCGTGGCTCGACGACCTCGCGTCGCGCGACGTCGCGTCCGTCGGGTTCGGCATCGTCACGCTGCGCCGGCCGCTCGCGGGCGCACCGACCCTGCGTCGCCTCGAGTCGCAGACCGGACCCGTGCGCCCCCCGCTCGGCCCGGTGCTCGCCGCCGGCCTCGCGGCGCACGACGCCGTGACGCACCTGACCGACGAGGACCTCGCCGGCCTGCGGCTGCAGGTCGCCCCCGACGTCACCGAGGAGCGGTACCTGCAGCCGGGCGCGGCCGACCCCCGCGTCGTGCTGCTGCGCCAGGGCCACGGCTTCGGGCGCACGGTGCAGGCCGGGACGGCGCTCGCGGCGTTCGTCGGCGCGTGCGACGGCGAGCTCACCGTCGGGCAGATCGTCGGGGCGCTGGGCGCGCTGCTCGACGTCCCGGCCGCCGACGTGGCCGCCGACGTCCTGCCGACCGTCCGCGGCCTGCTCACCGACGGCCTCCTCACCCTCCCCTGA
- a CDS encoding endonuclease/exonuclease/phosphatase family protein, whose protein sequence is MDAREVGTLRVMTYNLRGLREEVDALVEVVRTARPDVLAVQEPPRGLTGRARLRRFAARTGLRVAVGGGGARTTALLVVPHRSVREAAGMRLPWRVGLTRRGVATARVDGVRVVVVHLGLRAAERARHVDLVTRRLLRGEDGPVVVAGDLNERPGGPSWHALGGAAGGLQDAATAGDADQPTYPADVPRLRIDVVLVDGRLPVLGAQVPDHAAVGVASDHRPLVVDVHLPEP, encoded by the coding sequence GTGGACGCGCGCGAGGTCGGCACCCTGCGGGTGATGACGTACAACCTGCGTGGGCTGCGCGAGGAGGTCGACGCGCTCGTCGAGGTCGTGCGCACCGCGCGCCCCGACGTGCTCGCGGTGCAGGAGCCCCCTCGCGGTCTCACGGGTCGTGCGCGGCTGCGGCGGTTCGCGGCCCGGACCGGTCTGCGGGTCGCGGTCGGCGGCGGCGGTGCCCGGACGACCGCGCTCCTCGTCGTCCCGCACCGCAGCGTGCGGGAGGCGGCGGGGATGCGGTTGCCGTGGCGCGTCGGGCTGACGCGGCGCGGCGTCGCGACGGCCCGCGTCGACGGCGTCCGGGTGGTCGTGGTGCACCTGGGCCTGCGGGCCGCCGAGCGTGCCCGGCACGTCGACCTGGTGACGCGTCGTCTGCTGCGCGGCGAGGACGGTCCCGTCGTCGTGGCGGGCGACCTCAACGAGCGCCCCGGTGGGCCGTCCTGGCACGCGCTGGGCGGGGCGGCCGGCGGGCTCCAGGACGCGGCGACGGCCGGCGACGCCGACCAGCCGACCTACCCGGCCGACGTGCCGCGTCTGCGCATCGACGTCGTGCTCGTCGACGGGCGCCTGCCGGTGCTCGGGGCGCAGGTGCCCGACCACGCCGCGGTGGGCGTCGCGAGCGACCACCGCCCGCTGGTGGTCGACGTCCACCTCCCGGAGCCCTGA